The region ataaatcattctaaattccttatattaagcaaagcagtcgTGCGGAATGCCCACTCGGTCTGAACGGAAGAAACACAAAAACACCATCATGATACAGTCATCCTGAGTATCTCTAGGGCAGAGGAAAGCACTGGGGACGAGAGTCAGGCCAACACATCTTCAGAAGCCTCTCCGGTTTCATCATCTCTGGATTCCTGCATTGAGTTCCTCCTGCCAGAGGTTAATCAGAGGATGATGCCAACAGCCAACGATGTGGTAGCCAGTGATGGGGCCCCAGTTGTTCCGAGTCAGAACATTCTGAAGATAACCATTTGGAAGATCATAGTCCAAATTCCCTGTCCACACGTCCTTAACCCTATTTGACCAGGCACTGGCAGGATAACCAAAGGTTACAGTAAGCAGTTTCCTTGAGGATGACAATGTGTTCTGGACGCCATCATCACCGCTGTTGATATGAACCTGTTTGTATGTTGCCCTATCCAGGTCCTTCTGctgtggtggaagaagaggagtgacagacagagagacacgcagtaaacaacaacaacagacagaacCACTGTGGTTTACATCAGCCACATTTATATTTACAAGCatacatacatttttggggggttcaTTCTTCATGTTTAGTAAGCTAAACATCTAATCTTCAGTCCTTCCACGTCTCAGAAAGGCATGTTTGAAAGCATTGTAAGAAATACTGGTATGGAAACATTTTGAGAATTCCAAATGTATTGATTACATCACTTCTTTATTGCTCTGTACATATAAAACAATACAACTATGAACATGTgtcaaataaaaacaaacaaaacgtgTTCACTTAATACTTACTTACTTCTGTTTCTGAGGAGCATCATGCTGTAACAGTGTCATACATAAAACCCAGTGTTTAGTGGGCTGCAGTCAGAACAGGAAGTAGGAAGAGGTAGACAGGAAGAAGCAgggaattggggggggggggggggggggcaaacgtAAGCACGCTAACAGCTATTATTCTGATAAACAAACTGATTAAAAGGTTAATAAAATAAAGTTATTTTTACCAGTTAGGGGCTGGACACCATTACAAACATGCTCTTTCTTTTGTCAAGCTCTGAATTATTTTTCGACAAACAGAGCTGTGCTTCAGATGGGTTGAAACTGGGAAATATGTGGCGTCATCAGTGAGGCATATCAGCCATATGTCTGCAGCCGTATGACAGTTTAACACACGGTGCATCCCAATCAATAAATGGTGTCTGCTGGTGACACCATAGAAATGAGTAGGGATCTTTATGGATGGCATATTGTCTTAGCAAATTAATATTGATCATCTCAAATGTACATCCTAAAGTGTAAAAAACAAAAGAAAGCAACAAGAAAAAAGATTGAAACGAAACCTTGAACGGGTTCATTGTGAAGGCATTCAGCCGGTCTCTCTCTGccacagacagaggaagacagagccaTGACATCAGGCTCCAAATAAATACCCTCTAGAAATATGAGTAACATCCAATCCTCGTCTGTCCGTTACCCTATTATTTCATAGGGTGAAGGGGGTAAGGGGGAGCTTTTCCAGTTTGACAAAAATCAGCGCACATCTAAAATAAAACCGTATTCcccatacagtgcactacttgtggCCAGAGCCAAGGCAGTGTATTTATGGGGAATAGGGTATGATTTGAGATGTCGCCCCGCTCCCGCTTCATACAGCAATAGCCGGTTGCgaatcctcctccacctccacctcgcTCCCTTCCACCTGGATCTCAGAGTTCACCTGTCCCTCTGCTGACACCTGCAGCACCCGGATCTCAACACCCGCTTCCTTCAGTCTCTCTATGTCCTCCTCACACATCTCGGTCACCTCCCCATCTACCAACATGGCTGTTTCCACCAATGCTACCACACCTACGGGCTCCACGGTAACATGCTCCACGCTTATCCCGTCCTCTAGTAGAAGGGTCTCCCTCTtgcctcccttcccctccctggCCACTTCCTCTTGCGTTGCCGCGGCGGCAATGACCAGTTCCTGGGTTATCAGCTTGTCGTCTGTGACGCCGTGCAGGTCGCGGAGATGTCGGCGGAGGTCGTCGGGCTGGGTGAACCAGAGGTCACACATGGTGCAATGGTTAGGCTTTTCTCCCGTGTGTGTCGTCAGGTGGTCTTTAAACAGCTCCCAGCTGTTGAACACACTGCTGCACACCTGGGGAGTGGGGGAAGAGGTCATTTTACAATCCAGCATATGCCCTACTCAGGGATGTGATGGGTGATTTTGACTCCTTATAAATCAGGAAAAAACAAAAGAGCGTTCTCTGCACCTGACATTCGTAGAGTTTCTTGCGTCCCTTCTTGGCCCCGGCGCCGTTCTGACAGGCAGCCATGTGACATTTCAATGTGCTGTTCCTGGCAAAGCGCTCATGGCAGTCTGGACAAGCAAACGGTTTCTCACCTACACACACAAGGGATAAACTACTTGTTTCACCCACTGCATAACTCAGGAGATCCTATTAAGGTGGTCTGATTTATATTCACCTCACAAGAACAGGTCACTCACTCATCAATACACAATCAAAGATCACACTCAGAGAGAAGAAAGGTGTTGTTGATGTGCAATGAAGTGCTGTTGATGCTATGTTTTAGTCTAGAAACCACAAATGCACATCAGCTATACAAAACACTAGGAATACCTTcaacagaacagcctcaatttcgtccgagcatggactctacaaagtccatgccagggatgctggcccatgttgactccaatgcatcccacagttgtctggatgtcctttgggtggtggaccattcttgatacacacggaagaCTGTTGAGTGTGagaaacccagcagtgttgcagttcttgacgcaaaccagtgtgcctggcacctactaccataagcCGCTCAAAGACACACATATTTtatcttgcctattcaccctctaaaATGGCACACatccacaatccatgtctcaaggtttaaacatccttctttaacccctttactccccttaatctacactgattgaagtggatttaacaggtgacattaataaggaatcatagctttcacctggatatctatctggtcagtctatcatggaaaaagcaggtgttcctaatgttttgtacactcagtgtatagatAACCCAGGCACTTCTACAAATATGAACCCCTGAATTAATCCTTCTTGGTATGATAACTCTTACCAGTGTGCTTTCGTAAGTGCTCCTTGAAGTGTCCAAAGTGGTCAAACTGCTTGTCACAGTACTCGCACACGTGTGTCTTCTTCTTCTGGGACTGGCTGCGCGACAGCTCCTCCGCCTCATAATGTAACGTGTTCAGGTGCTGTTTAAGCGCCCCCTCCCGCGTGTACGCCTTCCCGCAGTGGCAACACGCATGAGGCTTGTCCAGCGCAGCCATGTGGGCGCGCATGTGCTGTTTGAGGTGGTAGTAGAGGCGGAAGCTGCGGTCACATTTGTTGCAGCGGAACATCTTGTCCAGCTGAGAGATCTGGACCTCGACCATCTCCAGACTCTCGAGAGTCTTGGGTGGTGTCACCGTCTCCTCCTGATACACCATCTcctggatcacacacacacacacaccaaccatgATGTATGGATGCATTGAGATGAAAGGATGACTTGTTTTGAGAAAGACGTCAACAAAACATATTCTTATAtataattgtttttttgttttgaatCAAGGTTGGTCATGGTCCTTCCAATTGTGTGGTTTTTACATGTGCAACAGAGAAACAGAGTGCTTTGTTTACCTCCTTCAGTCCTTCCTTCTTCAGGACGTGCAGCGTTAGCCCCCCCTGCTGGTACTTGCTGGTAATGTCAGCAAGCAGAGCCAGGGCAGAGTCATCCGAGACTGCCTGGGTGTTCCGAGCAGcatccaccacctcctccagcCCCGTCTCCTCCACCTCAATGGTACCCTCCCCGATCTCCACCTCAATCTCCACCTGCAAGGACAGACATGGGTCAGCACAGCAATACATATCAGGAGGAAAGGACAGATGATGAAGAGGATGATGAGGATCACTTGGGACACTTTTTTGCACTTTATGCGATTTTATGTTATAACAACTACAAACATAATGTGCCATTGTAGATCTCCAACCTGCTCCCCCTCCACTGAGGGAAGAATCTCAGATATCTTCCTCTTCTTGGCCTTGCTATTCCCTGCCACCAGAGTCTGGGATAGCTGGAAAAGGGTGCCATCACCCATcctatggagaaagagagagagaaagggttatATTCATTCAAAATACTTTACATTCCAACAGATACCATTAAACAAGACTAGAACCCAACACCACACAAAAAGGGGGCtagccttcagaaagtgttcacaccccttgactttttccacttagttgtgttagagcctgaatgtaaaatgtttcatttttgtttattgAATGTTTAAAACATATAATATACTTGCAGTCAAGCcactcaacaactacatcacattGTTAGATTACTAGACTCCCATCCAGAATGACACACAGAAGTAACCAGGGTCAACACCCTGgtcaagggcacgtcgacagatctACCACAAGGTCAAAAAACGGGGACCAGAAACAGCGATCCATCAGCCAACGACCCAAGCTCCCAACCACCAGCCCTCCAAGATCCCTCCCCACAGTTCCCCATCTGAGACCCCCTCCCCCCAgtaaaaaaaattacaataaaaaaattaaaaaatcccattcccccccccccatgctccAACAaccaacaaaatatatattttttaaagagaaagacaaagcaaaacagaaaacaacaatgcaaaaaagaacaaagacatcaaggacaacaacaatCATGACcgcaaggccaactgaatatgtttgaGTGCATACATGGCACTATTTacctgtgtgtgtccgtgtatgtgcacatttgaatgagagtgtgagTATATGCacgtgtacaaacacctgcacggcatcagcctcaggcaaacccgGCATTAGCTATAAAAACACTGTCCCACAGTGTCATTCAAGCAAACTTTTTGTTTTATACTTTTATCTTTTACCATCATTCTATACCCCGCCCaacaactccactcccacttgtctccaattccacattccaaccctcagcccctcccacctatctctgctggGCACCCTCTTTGGATTTCTACACACCACATAtttttcaactatgctgtgatgtttaacatagaaattcaatctatctaatcgaatcCACAGActgcgagttgaagataaatacttttactaagagtattagtatattattaattgactgacccggtctctccagatctcccaacagtactaaactcagcaaaaaaatagaaacgtcctctcactgtcaactgcgtttattttcagaaaacttaacatgtgtaagtatttgtatgaacataacaagattcgacaactgagacataaactgaacaagttccacagacatgtgactaacagaaatggaataatgtgtccctgaacaaagagggggggattgagatccgggctcaatgggattgagatccgggctcttcgctgaccatggcagaacactgacattcctgtcttgcaggaaatcatccacagaatgagcagtatggctggtggcatcgTCATGCTGGAGGttaatgtcaggatgagcctgcaggaagggtaccacatgagggaggaggatttaTGCCCTGTATctcacagtgttgagattgcctgcaatgacaacaagcacagtccgatgatgctgtgacacaccgccccagaccatgacggaccctccacctccaaatcgatcctgctccagagtacaggtctctgtgtaatgctcattccttcgacgataaacgcaaatccgaccacccctggtgagacaaaaccacgactcgtcagtgaagagtgctttttgacagtcctgtctggtccagcgacggtgggtttgtccCCATAGGCGACATGGTTGCTGGTGATGTcttgtgaggacctgccttacaccaggcctacaagccctcagtccagcctctctcagcctattgcggacagtctgagcactgatggagggattgtgctttcctggtgtaactcggacagttgttgttgccattctgtacctgtcccgcaggtgtgatgttcagatgtaccgatcctgtgcaggagttgttacacgtggtctgccactgcg is a window of Oncorhynchus mykiss isolate Arlee chromosome 11, USDA_OmykA_1.1, whole genome shotgun sequence DNA encoding:
- the LOC110536349 gene encoding zinc finger protein 131, giving the protein MADKGEGCGSQFPDHYKVMLDKLNEQRQLDQFTDITLIVDGHQFRAHKAVLAACSQFFHKFFQDFTQEPLVEIEGVSNSAFRQLMEFTYTATLAVSGPEEVNDVWKAAEYLQMQEAIKALNNRMGDGTLFQLSQTLVAGNSKAKKRKISEILPSVEGEQVEIEVEIGEGTIEVEETGLEEVVDAARNTQAVSDDSALALLADITSKYQQGGLTLHVLKKEGLKEEMVYQEETVTPPKTLESLEMVEVQISQLDKMFRCNKCDRSFRLYYHLKQHMRAHMAALDKPHACCHCGKAYTREGALKQHLNTLHYEAEELSRSQSQKKKTHVCEYCDKQFDHFGHFKEHLRKHTGEKPFACPDCHERFARNSTLKCHMAACQNGAGAKKGRKKLYECQVCSSVFNSWELFKDHLTTHTGEKPNHCTMCDLWFTQPDDLRRHLRDLHGVTDDKLITQELVIAAAATQEEVAREGKGGKRETLLLEDGISVEHVTVEPVGVVALVETAMLVDGEVTEMCEEDIERLKEAGVEIRVLQVSAEGQVNSEIQVEGSEVEVEEDSQPAIAV